tcatgcaaaacacaatTGCATATTAGTCTGGTTGTGAGACAAAGcacaaaccaaaaaataaaaaagagaaagttttaaaaagtatgtttcagtctacattagactccatcagttttttcctcCAGatatggatagcacttttcatcataggTTCTTCAGAATTGTATTGGATTCTTCTGTTGCTGGGGTTACCTAAGTCATTCATTCCTGATCctcaaacaatattgttgttactaggTACAATGTTCCCCAGGGTCTGCTCATTTCAATTTATATCCGTTCATGtaggtatttccaggtttttctgaaagtatcctgttcattatttcttgtagcacaatagtatttcttcACAGCCagtatactataacttgttcagccattccccaaatgatgggtatcccctcaatatcccattctttggcaccacaaaatagctgctataaatatttctggggACATAGgtcctttattcttttctctaagatccctttgtGATACatacatagtagtggtattgctagatgcAATGGTATGGATTTATagatttatagccttttgggaatgaatccaaatttctctccaggaGTTGTTGAATTGGTTTAGAACATCATCAACAGAGCCCATAGGGGAAGTGGGAGACatcagcacaaacaacaaacacctgagaccattgctgaagagcaacagtgctggagagcagccttATGGGAaaaagagacttcaggcagcctgaaccctcccccatacctcaggaaactgaagaatataatacacaaagccagtaatgaGAATCATAATCCCCAGAACAAaaaaacctgggacagagagccctgagcccccaaaacagaaatttactataaagccaagaaaaagctAACCAATATGAAGAAGAACACCAAAAAacccaaggaccattgattccttttatggagacaggcatgatcaaaataccaattaggAAGAGGGTAGAAATGATGCTAtagccacatctgatacctcaaaagggaatgtgaactagtctcaaacccaaaaaacattactggaagagctaaaggagaatttttaaaaaccaaatcagggaggtaaaagaaaaaaatggaaaaataaacactaaggaaatcaagtccttaaaaatatgactggtgaaatggctacatagattcagaatctaaattgagaaaatgacaccctaagacataaaatcaaccaactggaaaaggagactcaaaagcaaaatgaagacagcaactcattaaaaattagaattgagcaagtggaagctaatgactcaatgaggcatcaagaagtagttaAGCAAAAtgtacagaatgaaaaaatagaaaaaaatataaaatattagattggaaaagcaagtgacccggaaaatagatccaggagagacaatttaagaattattaatcTACAGGAAatgcacaatgaaaaaaagagccttgacagtatcttcaaagaaattatcaaagataactgcccagaggtcctagaatcaaagggtaaaatagtcattgaaagaatccaccaatcaccccctgaaagagatccccaattgaaaacaccaagaaatattatagccaaatttcagaattacaaagtcaaggagaaaatactgcaagcagccaaaaacaaacaattcaaatattgtgcaactatagtaaggatcatgcaagatctttaagcttctacattaaatgacaggagaaattagaatataatattctgaagggcaaaagatctgggactacaaccaaggatcaactacccagcaaattaagcataatttttcaggtaaggagatggacattcaacgaaataaggagatttcagaccttcctgaatgaaaaggccagaactcaatggaaaattttatcttctaGTATAAAATgcaagacagaaataaaaaagtaaatggggGGAACAATCCCCAAacattattaatcaataagggcaaattatttacatctttatataagattatatcatcatatgtatgttatatatacatatatataatatgtaacacatattatataaatttccatgtatatatgtaaatcttGAGAATAACAGTTACTATGATACTTGAAAGCAATACACAGAGACTGTGGGTTTGAGTGTAAAATAACTgagataatgataaaaacataattaaaagatgtaaagggagggttatgggagaagaggtaaggaggtagtagaaaaggataaattacatcaaatgaagaggtacaaaaacacattatagtagagggaaagaagggagagagaagagcagtatttgagctttactctcatcagatctggttcaagaagggaataacatagccTGATAAGTATAGGAATATAActtgtctttttaatattttttttattttttaataaatgtatttatttaacatcttcaattttcagcattgattttcacaagagtttgaattacaaattttctccccatttctaccctctccccccactccaagatggcatatattctggttgccctgttcccccatcagccctcccttctgtcaccccactcccctcccatccccttttcccttcctttcttgtagggcaagataaatttcttcgccccattgcctgtgtatcttattttctagttgcatgcaaaaactttttttttttgaacatctgtttttaaaactttcagctctaaattctctcccctcttcccttcccacccattttccctaagaagtcaagcaattgaacataggccacatgtgtatcattatgtataacccttcaacaatactcatgttgtgaaagactaactatattttgctccttcccaacccatccccctttattgaattttctcccttgacactgtccccttttgaaagtgtttgtttttgattgcctctacccccatctgccttcccctccatcatttcccccctttttatcttcttccctgttctgtccgtggggtaagatacccaattgtgtatgtatggtactccctcctccggccaaatctgatgagagcaagattcactcattcccccctcaccttcctctcccctcctcccacagaactgcttccttttgccacttttatgcaagataatttaccccgttctatctctccctatctccctctctgaatatattcctctctcattccttaatgtgattttatttcttttatatatcttcccttcatcttcaactcaccctgtgtctgctctctgtctctgtctctgtctctctctctctctctctgtatatatatatatatatatatatatatatatatatatacacacacacacatacatatatacatacacattcacttatatgtatatgtatatacataaacacacacacacacacacacacacacacacacacacacacacacatatatatatatatatatatatatatatatatatatatatatatgcatattcccttcagctaccctaattctgaggtctcatgaattatacatggcatcattccatgtagaaatgtaaacaaaacagttcaactttagtaagtcctttgcaatttctttttcttgttcttgattaccttttcatgcttctcttgattcttatgtttgaaagtcaaattttctattcagctctggtcttttcaatgagaaagcttgaaagtcctctgttttattgaaagtccatattttgccttggagcatgatactcagttttgctgggtaggtgattcttggttttaatcctagctccattgacctctggaatatcgtattccaagccctttgacctcttaatgtagaagctgcttgatcttgtgttatcctgattgtgttttgaCAAAactctaattttttctttgtggctgtttgcagtattttcttcttgatttgggagctctggaatacggtgacaatattcctaggagatttgtttttgggatctatttgaggtggcaatctgtggattctttcaatttcttcttttccctgtggctctagaatatcagggcaattctccttgataatttcttgaaagatgatatataggctcttttttgatcatggctttctggtagtccaataatttttacataatctctcctggatcttttttccaggtcagtggtttttgcaatgaggtatttcacattggcttccatttttttcattcttttggttctgttttataatatcttgatttctcataaagtcactagcttccacttgctccaatctaatttttaaggtagtattttcttcagtggtacaTTCAGTGgtccaaaaattttttaaaaattaattaattaattagttaattaaagaaattatacAGGCTACTGTAAAGTTTGAAAATGGCTCCAATTAAATCTGAAACcgcaaatgagaaaaaaaaaaagaatataagttgtcctataggcagtaggaaaggaaagggggaaaaaagggagggggttggtcagaagggagggaagaaatagaaagtggaaaacagtaagaaaagggaggggaatcaagagggcagcagtcaaaagcaaaactgttgaggagtggaaggggaaagggagaaataaaagcataaaatgggggaaataggatggagaaaaagagacagacagaaatcataactgtgaatgtgaatgggatgatctctcccataaaacagaagcagatagcagaatggattaaaaaccataatcctacgatATTCTGTTTacaacaaacacatttgaaacaggcggatacacacagggtaaaggtaaaaggctggagtaaaatatattgtgcttcagctaaagtgaaaaaagcagtccttatctcagacaaagcaaaagatagattcaattaaaaaagataagtaaggacactacatcctgctaaaaggcaccataaacaatgaagcaatatcattgtttaacatatatgcgccAGGTGGTAttgcatgcaaattcttagaggaaaagttaagggagttacaggaagaaatagacagcaaaactataataatgggagacgtCAATGACCCCACTCTCAACTTGATATatgtaacctcaaaataaataagaaagaaattaaggcagaAATGATAGACCTCTGCataaaactgaatggggatataaaggaatatactttcttctcagcggtacatggcatatactcaaaaaatgaccatgtactagggcataaaaacctcacaatccagtgcagaaaggcaaaagtagtcaaagcattcttttcagatcgcgatgcaataaaattatttgaaataaagaaccatggaaaaataagctaaaaattaattggaaactaaataatctaattctaaaaaatgagtgggccaaagaaaaaatcagagaaacaattaataacttcattcaagagaatgacaatagaaaaaggtgggcagagccaagatggtggctggaaagcagggacttgtgtgagctcccctcccaggtccctccaaacacctataaaaatggctctgaacaaattctagaactgcagaacccacaaaatagcagagggaagcagggctccagtccaggacagcctggattgtcatGGGGTAAGATCtatcacacggaactgggagcagagaggagcagagtccagcatgagcTGTgcctagaccaaccagaccaagagccaggcggaacaggccctagtgccctgaattagtgagctgtggcagttactagacttctcaacccacaaacaccaaagactagtgggaaaagctgctgggacagagtgaaatgagtttgaggttcggccaccaccccaggtgcagcaataccacttctagggttgtatcccaaagagatctcacaaatgggaaaaggacccatatgtacaaaaatatttataccagctctttttgtagtagctaagaattggaaatcgaggggatgcccatccattggggaatggctgaacaagttgtggtatatgaaggtaatggaatactatagtgctataagaagtggggatgatacggacttcataacaacctggaaaatcctacatgatataatgctgagtgagtggagcagaaccaggggaacattatacacaaccacagatatatggattctgtgatgactaatcctgatagactttgctcttctcagcaacagaaggtgcaaagacaacttcaaaggactcatgatggagaatactatctacatccagagaacgaactgtggagtctgaatgcagattgaggcacactttatgctcgccttttttttcccttttttttcctcttttttgtttttggggttttttttttggttctgttccctctttctcatgattcactccagtggtcataattcttcacaacttggctaatgtgtaaataatttcaatgagaagttatatcgGATTCCATGAAGTCTTGCGGGTGCAGGGggtagaaaatctggaactcaaaattatggaGAACCGAGTGCTGTAAACCAAAAaagaatctcaaaaaaaaagaaaatatgtttaatgtgaatgtataccTAGAACCTGTATTGGATTGCATCTTATCTTGGGGAGGGtacaggaggaagggagggagggtgagaaaattgggatcacaaaagtttgtggaactgaatgttgtaaactaaaaataaataaataaatttttaaaaagattaatcaCCTCTCTGAGCATCCAATATGAAGTCCTTTAAGTACCAAGCTGGTGATGGGCGTATGGGGGTGAGGTGAGAGAGGCTAGCTTAGAAGGGTTACTAAGTTATAAGGAAAGACTCACAGGATAAATTGGTGCTGTGTAAACATTTATAACTCTCATGTAAAAACTAAAGGGATTAATTACAGGTATAGATAAAATTCTGTCAGTGTACATGTCTTGGTGGATTTCCATAAACCTGACAATACTTCCTCCTACTACTACTCTACAATCCCCTACAAGTCCACCTCCCCCATATTCCCAAATATGTTTGAGACATAGTGTGCTGGATTAATCATTTATTAGTTATTTGCAGGAAGAGCCTGGAGGGGAATAGGATCCCCCTTGAGTTTGGAGGAGAGAGCAGAAAGGAAGTGGAAATTTTCATCATCCATATTAACAATTCTTTGGAGGAAGAAGGACTGGTTTGCAGAATCACAGGGATGTTTCATCCTAGGAATTCCTGTGAAACAGTGAAAGAATCCTGGTTATATAGTATCACAAAGTGACTTAGGAATTGGAAGTAAGAGGTAGAGCTtggaacaaagatgaaaaattcacATTCTGGAGGTAATTTTGACCCATAAAAGAGTAGCTAGGGAACCATAGACTTCAAGAGATTCAGTAATATTATCTGAGGTGAGTAGGAAACCCATTGAGAATGGAATTTGATGAGGATGAAAAGCAGCCAGACAAAAATCTTTATGCCTATAACCCGCAGgctgggagacagagacagacaactTTAAGAGGTTCTTAAGGTGGTTGAAAAGAACTAAAATCCTTCTTGAATTAGATGGATGAATTTAATGGATTAAATTGAATGGATTACAAATCCAGATTATCACTCCAGTCACCATGCCAAAATCCTGCCTGCAAGTTCACCCTATTTCCTACCACTGAAACACCTCCACATCCTTATCCCAATTCCTTGGTTTGATCCCTTCCTTTATTTTACCTCCAAGCCCCATCCCTCTGACCATTCCATATACTCATATTAATCTCATATACATCAACTtttggaagacagagaaagagggaagggacagAATTAAAATAATCTTTAGGAAAAAGAGATACGAATCACCCTCACTCCACCCAtcttaagcacttactttacCAGAAAATGTCAGGATGACCAAGGAGAAGTCAAGTACTGCTGAGGATACTAATAGCACCCAAAGTCCAGTAGGGTCCATATCTATCCAAATTTATGCAGTTGAACACCAGAGCAACCTTCTCTGGTTTTCTAAAGAAATATGACTCTCAGACAAGAATCTCATAGTCTAAGATAACAAACCTGCATGCCAGAGTGAACTTCCTTACCTAAGCTCCTGACATCGATCTGTGGAGACAAAACAAGATACAAATGATTCTCAAATATGAATCCTTTTCAGAGCCTTTGGTCACTATCCCAGAGGAAGAGTCAATAAGATTGTCTGGGTGAGGGCAAGGGGAGTCAGACTGAGCATGTTTCATTCTATGGAATTCTCTCCTCCCATTCTAACCCAGAAAATTGAGAATTAGAGACAGAGATGAGCAGAGCTTACCATCTTTGGACAGGTCTCTAATTTGatccttcctaattccaaatctttCACATATttcctcaaattttttctttatttcatcagACAGATCTGCAGTCCGGCCTGTAGTTAGGGTGAAAGTGAGAATGGCTGCTGAGTCTTTTTCACTGATTACATTCAATagtaaatagaaaaggaggtagctAGATGAATGTGGGGTGCAGGGGACAGGGGAAGGGGACTTTGATCTGGGTGACTGAGCTAATAACTTTGGGAATCAGAACTATTATATACCCCAGGGTTTGTTCTACCTATTgatagaggaggaaagaggattcCCAGTTGAATTATCactaatcaattaacaagcatttgttaagcacctactaagtgccaagtaCTATGTGAGGCATTAGTGATGCAAAGACAGTGGAGAGCTAGccctttctctcaaggagtttataatctactgGAAAGAAGCATCTTCACAAATATCCTGGGGTTATAAGGTGTAACTTTATAAATAACCCCTGGGGTTGTAAGTTCTAAACATCTATTCTATAATATAAAAGATAcataaaaagttaatttttatggggagaaggaaatgagagaatCCAGGGAGTGGAGATGAGAATGTAGGGGAATCAGCCCAGGGAACCAACAGTCatctcagagacagagagactgggaAGTATGAGGAGCAAATCTGGGATGTCAGTGTCATATGATACAACAATGAAGAGAAACATAGGCAGGATTGCATTGTTGAAACCATTAAGATTCCTGAGACTTGGACTGCTGACTAGTCGTCTGCCTTCTCCACTTTCCCTCAATCTCTCCCAAGGAGGAGTGCATCCTTCCCAAAATGTATTTCTGTCTCGGGAGATTTGCTCTTTCTGCTTACCTGACTTTAAAATCTGATTTTAGGATAAACATGATTAACCATTCCATTGTCAACCTGTGTTTGTCATTCAGTGAGTACAGcccaaaatgacaaaaatggagcatccaggagggaagagaaatagaTTTAATGATTCAATATTAGGCCAGTGACCTCTCCATTCgtgtttccttttctagctaGAGTCTTGGGGTGAACAACAGATAATAATTAATTCCAAATTTACCGCTTTTCAGAGCAGGGAGAAAGTTTTACTCTAGGacttctctcactctttctgtctctcattgtctgtctctctctttgtctctctctgtctctctctatctgtctgtctctttctcggTCTCTTTCTGtccatatctctctgtctctgtctgtctctgtctctgtctttctctgtctctgtctttatctctggctgtctgtctttctctatttctctccctccctctctccctccttctccccttccctccctccctctcccccatgcccacctctctctctctctctctctctctctctctctctctctctctctctctctctctccctcacctggCTCTTCAAAAACTTAAATTCTACTGACACCTCAGAACTGCCTTCAGAAGTTACTGAAGGAAGCTCAACATGGACAGAAaagcttttattttcctcttgatCTCTCGCATTTAAATTATAGTCAAACACAGTTTGGGTCACCTCCAAAGCTACAAAGCTACCACTTATTTTTCTTTAGTACTCttatcatgaaaaaaagaagagccaGAGTGTTAGTGCAGGATCATAAGATACATACCGAAGAGTTCTCCCCAAACGGTCACCTCCCCATCTTTGGTATTATACAAAATAAGTATCAAATGTTCATAGTCTATACTTTGAATGGTGAAATAATTGTCTCCATCGTCTGTGAAACATTCAAAAGATCAGGTCAGAATTTTGAAACTACTGGAACAATGGCAAAGTCTTGAGACTTATTAGTAGTTAAACTCCATGCAAGGGCCTTTCCCAGGGTTTTATGGAAAATGCAATGCCATCATCAGCTCTGCCATTTCAAACCGTAATTTTGTTGACAGACCTATACCTTCTTCAACATTCTTCTTATCTGCCTCTAAAGTCACAAaatgttagaaatggaaggaacttgGGATATCATCTAGTCAAACAATCTCACTTTATATagagagaaactgaggtcaaggaaGGGCAAAACCCTTGTTAGGGCTGCACTGTGAGTTAGTTTCCATTTCAATCTCATAAGGGCTAATCAGACCTCTAGAACTCTGTAAGGGGAAGAGAAGATCAAAGGGTCTCATCTAGTTTTGCACAGTGCAATCATGATGAGATTAAGACAGGGTAGCAGAGGGACATATGCAAAAGGGCATTTTTTTGATATGGTTCCTGATCATTTTCCACTTCTTTGTTAATCACTGAGTCTATTAATTCATTTCAGAATAATACTGAAAGACATCGAGAGGTTCATTTATACTTACATTGTACGAACATTTGACCACCTTCTACTGTGAAAACAGTCACAGAAAATGGAGTGCATTTGCCATTTCCCCTGGAAATAAAGATTAGAATTACAAGGGCACCTCATTTTGGCAAAGGGAATTTACTAAGAAATACTCTGATGCATTAATTTGTTTAGTTTTaatattatctgcaaaatgtatgcttttttcatttcttacaataaTTTCATAAACAATGCTGAGTCTAAGGTGACTTCAAACTTCTTAGAAAGGATTGAGTTCACCatttacaaattttaaatatttttaattcagtttaattctGTAAAAATCTCGAATCCCTGGTGTGGTGAATAATGATGATATTGTATTAAGGAAAATACTTGAATAGACTGAAGAGCTCTCTCTTTGGTTGttccgcaaaaaaaaaaaaatatttggggatAACCACTGGGCTTCCCATAAATCAACTGAAGttagatctcagttcaaatccttgtTCTTCCCCattctaactgtatgaccttggacaagcaaGGCTTTTCACCTTTCAGAGAGTTATATTTCTCATTCCCCAATAGGGATATTAATGTTTTGGCTTTCCTCATAAGCTTATAGTGGAGAAAACCTATCACTTCTTTAAACTGAAAGAaccatatataaatatgaactttttatcatattttacaCTCACAACATCTCAGGAGAAGAGCAAACAAAAACTGTCCCAATTTAGtcaacataactgaaatgacctAAACTATTTTCacactcattttaaagaaagatagaaaagtaGGTTAGGAAATAAGATGGGACAAGAAAGAATCAGAGTTTGGTCCACATGAAAACAGACATTACCTGGAAAACAACTTTGTGTTTGACAAGAAATTTCTTGGAAAACAGGAAAGTGCTCTGGCGGAGATTAGGCT
This region of Trichosurus vulpecula isolate mTriVul1 chromosome 3, mTriVul1.pri, whole genome shotgun sequence genomic DNA includes:
- the LOC118844011 gene encoding major urinary protein-like is translated as MKILLLAVGLTLVCGLQAVNNNAEDSPKVTGKWFTVALASNVTSKIEEGGSLQIFVESISENDGIIYGYFFKRGNGKCTPFSVTVFTVEGGQMFVQYDGDNYFTIQSIDYEHLILILYNTKDGEVTVWGELFGRTADLSDEIKKKFEEICERFGIRKDQIRDLSKDDRCQELR